A single region of the Lactobacillus isalae genome encodes:
- a CDS encoding DUF3990 domain-containing protein, with protein sequence MKLYHGSSVKVKLPSLHYSERKHDFGKAFCLTSSYNQAMNWAQYKVRKNNYIGYPIVSIFNLSLSDINSLKIIRFEEPNKEWLEGIIVQ encoded by the coding sequence ATGAAACTCTATCATGGAAGTAGTGTAAAAGTTAAATTACCGAGTTTACATTATAGTGAAAGAAAACACGATTTTGGTAAAGCATTTTGTTTAACTTCAAGCTATAATCAAGCGATGAATTGGGCACAGTATAAAGTTAGAAAAAATAATTATATTGGCTATCCTATTGTCTCAATTTTTAATTTATCATTAAGTGATATTAATAGTTTGAAGATTATACGATTTGAAGAACCTAACAAAGAATGGCTGGAGGGTATAATAGTACAGTAA